The Emys orbicularis isolate rEmyOrb1 chromosome 4, rEmyOrb1.hap1, whole genome shotgun sequence genomic sequence ccccatgctggCTGAGCAGCAGGCAAGGAATATAGCCATCGGAGGCAATGGCATACCCCCATTCAACATCCTGTCAGCCAAGCGCTCCATAAACATTGGTAGAGCTGTGTTAGACATAGAACTGGTCAGAAACCGCTATCCCTCTTCCTCAGAAAATTCCCACATTTCATTCCGACTTGTAACAGAGAgccaatattttgacatttcccaCAAAAACCACAATTCGGAACAATTTCAGTTTGGGACCATGAAGAAGTTTCATTCTGATAatgtctaaacatttcattttaataatgttgaaacttttttttttgagaaggtaaaaatgtatcatttcaataaggaaaaatgttGTGGTTCaaccttttcatttctttttttttaatttataaaatataatatattataCACCTAGAGCATAacatctggcaagtcaagtgtaaaagtctAATTAGGCAGGTGAAAAtataatttgaagagcaactagcaaaagactccaAAACGAACAGCATTTTTTTtaggtacatcagaagcaggaagcctgacaaagaatgggggggggggggcactagatgatcgaggtgctaaaggagccctcaaagaagacaaggccattgcagagaatctaaatgaattctttgcattggtcttgactgcagaggatatgagggagattcccacacctgaaccattctttttaggtgacggatctgaggaactgtcccagactgaggagTCATACAACTAGCCACACAAAATGATGGCGTCtagattagctgttaccactcatgagagagatcttggagtcattgtggacagttctctgaaaacatccactctagctgcagtagcagtcaaaaagctaacagaatgataagaaccattaggaaaaggataaataataagacagtaaatatcataaggccattatataaatccatggtgcactcACATCTAGAATACTACTTGCAGTTTTGGTCtgcccatctcaaaaatatatattagcaGTGGAAAAGATACAGGGAAGGGTGACAAAAATGATcaggttatggaacagcttccatatgaggaaagattaaaaggactgggacagttcagtttggaaaagagacaactatgggggaatatgatagaggtcaataaaatcattaacgatatggagaaagtgaataaagcaGTGTTATTTACCCCAGGAAATGCTTTTTCCCCCTTCACAAAAGACAAGAATCAGAGATCagccaaagaaattaataggaagcagctAATGACTCTTACCATGTTTACCAGAATGTTACTTCTACTAGAGATATTTTGTTGCCTTCATGCTAGTTTCCTAACAGTCCAGTTTAATCAATGTATCTATTACATCATCCCAAGAACTCAGTGTAACTAGACCGTATTTAATCTCACTATCCAGGTCATATACCGTAGCCATAAATAGTTATGGATCAACCCTCCCATCCTTCACATTGCAACAGGACTAAGCAATGGTGCCCAAATCCTTGCCTCCAGCCCAAACTTATGGTGTGTCTATACTTAAACTATTACCACCGCACCGGGTGCTGCatctgtagcacttcagtgtagatgctcatGACAGGGATAGGAGGGGAACTCTCATCTTTGTGgttaatccaccttcccgagaggtggtagctagattAACGGAAGGATTCTTCCATGGACCTAGCACTGTGTATGCCATGGGGTTATGTTGTCATAGCTACGTCTCTTGGAAGGGgtgtgtagatttttcacactccgGAGAGATGTAGCTACACTGACATTAGATTTCAGTGCAGATAAGCCCTTATACAGGTAGGAATAGAATGAAAGGATATGAAATAGTTAAAAAGCAAATCTCTAGAGAGGGTGGGGCAGTTGTCAGGTGCTGTTTGTGAGGCTCAGGCTGACATAGCCATGGGCCTGGCAGAAGGGCCTTCCTAATCTCCCCAGGGGTTCTTAAGCCTTAGGTGAGACACTCGTGCACATAGACTGGTTTACTGTCTGAAAATCCTTTTGCTCCCATGCTGTGCTGTGTTTTTGTTGTTAAGATGAAACacaggtgtggggttttttttaagaaagctGGTCACTGTGTTAATTACTCATCACAGCTCCCGAAGGGAAGACTTGCAGGCCCCGTGCCCAGATGGACCAGATGAGAAGGCAGTGTAGATACACAGGAGGTGATAACCTAAGAGTGGGAGAGTCTGGGGATTCCATCCCAGGACAGATGAAGGCAAGAGCCGAAACATGTGAGGGAGTGCACAAAATATTGTGAATACATGGAATAGCCAGTTCCAAAGAACACTGTGATGGCCACCAGGTGGAAGATGCAGGTGGAAGAGGCTTTGCACCAGTCCTCCATGGATTTGGCCAAAGAGAGTTCAAAGGGGCAGCTAGACCATTAACTCTTGACATGTTTCATGTTGGCCACATTGCATTAGCCCAGAACAGCCTCACCACAGAGGCAACTGTGATAAAGCAGTGGGGAAAATAATGTGCATATGACTCCTGTGACATCCTCGGAGATCCTTCAGTGAAtgaaatgtgccagacaagtaCATGGAAACCATAGCTATCAGTATCAAAATGGATCTTACCTAAGGGACAGATCGGCATTTAAGTTTATCCATCTTCCCATCACATGACATTTTAAAGCCTCACTTTGAATAGTTTCCAAGGTATAAACAGAGGAACTATTAATGGCACAGATACCACCCCAAAATGGGACATGTAATGTCATGTTACTGAGACAGGAAATGTCATTTTGCTGCATTTACTGGCCCAAGCTGAATTTAGCTCTTCAGATATTTGTGCAAGATGGGTAAATAAAAATCATTTGGAAAATGGACAAGCTCAGAgaattccctctccccaccccctttaagGGCTTGATTTGcatcagtgaaatcagtgggagttgtgcattTGGCTTTTAAGGCACACTGGGTCCAGCCCTAAACCATTACCACATGTTACAGGTTCGACTGAATTCAATAATGCCAAATGGCTAGGCTTAATCAACTTTTATGAATAAAAGATTCTTAGTAACAGATAAATGCAGCATAACAGAGAAAGGAAGACTACATATATTACCAACCCATTTGGATGGTAACAATGCAGAGGTCAGACTGCCTTAAAATCTGAGCTTCACTCTGCCTCTATCTATACTAGAGTTCAGGGTTTTTTTATCTCTTATCTTTGACatgtttttgaatgtttttgcTAGGCTGGCACAGACTGGAAAGTAAACAGGACAACATGTATAACTAGTTTATTATCTATGTTTTGACCATTATATTTGAGAAGTTGGCAAAACCTTCGAAGCATCCTCTACCAGTAAAAACTTGTTATAAAGCATATGTTAGTGAGGCGTTAGCAAAATTATTTGTCTTGTCCTTGCTCTCTGAGATTACAATAGTTCACATCTCCTCTTGGTTAAATAGCATAACATAAGTAAAAATAATTTTGGAAGATCTTAAGATGAATACAATTCATACTTGTATAAACATACCTACTATTATATATAATATTGTATATGATATTGGCTAACACTATAAAACTtttaggtaggtaggtaggtagataggtaggtagatagataagacagaaggttgcagaagccaagCATAGGAGAATACCTAAAGGCTGTCAGGTTGAATGTGTTTCTCTAGCCATGTTGAATTCTCCTGCTGTATACAGAGCAAGTTCATGCACAGGTTACATCATCTAACAACAGTACAGTTTCAGCATGAATACAAAACATTCTAAATACAACGTACTGTATCTATTCACTACTTTCTTACTGTGGTAACATCACATCTCCTTTTTAATTGCACTTATAGCTGCAACAACAAACAAATTCCATGATTTAATTAATGTACTTTGCCTGTGTGAGTTGAATGCATCTATTTTCTATTAGTTAGCAAAAGGCAATTTGCATTGCTGGTTCATGATTCTGTTTGTTAGACAGgttttcctaatatatttttgtgTTATAAGAGCCAGCTGCACAAACCTTGACAAAGTCCCCCATTTCTTCTCTGATAACTATTCCTGCCACATTTAGTGATGTAAGAACTGGGAAAATCTACCTTCCTTTGTTCCTTTTCTTGGAAGGTGCACACATTGGTTATTCACAGAAATCAAGCTAACAATACAGAGAAATCATTCCCCGCCTTTTCTTCCCTCTATTGAATTAAAGACATATCCagtatttacatttacatttacagaaaaaaaaccttCCTCTCTCTTATCCTCCTAAAGGCCTCTTTGACCTCTTtattcctcaggctgtagatcagggggttcaGCATGGGGATCACAAGGGTATAAAACACAGAGATGATTTTGTCCTGATCCATGGAAGACTTTGAACTGGGCCGTAAATACATGAAAGAGCCCGTTCCATAGAAGATGGTGACGGCCATCAGGTGGGAggcgcaggtggagaaggctttgcgtTGGTCCTTAGCAGAGTTGATCCTTAGGATAGTGACTACGATGTATATATAGGAGACGAGGATAATAAGGATGGTAGTTGTTACTAGCATCGTCGCACAGGTGAAATGAACAATGTCTGTGATGTGGGTGTCGGAGCAGGACAGCTTCACAATGGGGGGCAcatcacagaagaaatgattGATATAGGCGTCACAGAATGACAAATGGAATATAAATGCAGTTTGAACCATTGAATTCAGACAGCTCATGAAGTACgaccccagcaccagcagcacgCAGAACCGCTTGGACATGATGACGGTGTAGAGCAATGGGCTGCAGATGGCCATGAAGCGGTCATATGCCATCACACTCAACAGCCAGCATTCACAAGAGATGGCGatggagaagaagaaaaactGCACAGTGCATCCAGTGACTGAAATGACCTTGCTCCTTGCTACAAAGGTCATCAGCGTGCTGGGAATTATGATGGTGGAGTAGCCGACATCTAAGAGGGCCAGGTTGCTGatgaaaaagtacatgggggtgtgaagtcGGGAGTCAGTCCTGATTAAGGTGACCAAGGTGAGGTTCCCCATTAGGATCAGCAAGTAGATCAACAGAAACACTACAAAGAGGGTGACCTGCAGCTTCAGGTTGTCTGTGAATCCCAACAAGATGAACTCAGTCACCAGAGTGCGATTTCTCTCTCCCATTTATCCCAGATGCACTGTCCTCGGCAGGTGAGAAAAGTGAGGTGTACACTGAAAGAGGAGACAAATAAGGGCTGAGTGCAAATCCCTTGGTGTAATTCTGTCACTTTCAATAAAGCATAAACTGTAGTCGGTGCATAGGTCTGAAGATATTATAACTATCAAATATAACCTATGCTTCTCTGGATCACTGTAGTGACTAGACCATATCGAGATTTAGGAGTCTGCTACTGGCTTCAGGCTACACAGTTGGGTCTTTTAGTTCTGGCAGTAGAAGCTCATACTCTTAAAGTCAGAGCCATAGTTCAATCCCCATTGCCAACAATAAGtaacagccaacatggatttgtcaagaagaaatcatgccAACTCAACCTAATGTCCTTCTTTGACAGTGTAACCAGCCTAGAAGATGAGGTGAAGCAGTAGATACGATatagattttagtaaggcttttgacagtcgcacataacattttcataagcaaactagtacgtctgtcaaacaattaaaaatataattgtgagataaaataattgcaattaattgcatatttaacaataatagaacaccgtttatttaaatatttttggatgttttcaacaatatattgatttcagttacaatacagaacacaaattgtacagtgctcactttgtgttattattttattacaaatatttgcactgtaaaagagataaaatagtatttttcaattcacctcatacaagtactgtactgcaatctcttaattgtgaaagtgcaacttacaaatgtaaaattatttttacataattgcactcaaaaacgaaacagtgtaaaacttcagagcctacaagtccactcagttctacttcttgttcagccaatcactaagacaaacaagtttgtttatatttacaggcgataatgctgcccacttctta encodes the following:
- the LOC135877451 gene encoding olfactory receptor 5AR1-like, which encodes MGERNRTLVTEFILLGFTDNLKLQVTLFVVFLLIYLLILMGNLTLVTLIRTDSRLHTPMYFFISNLALLDVGYSTIIIPSTLMTFVARSKVISVTGCTVQFFFFSIAISCECWLLSVMAYDRFMAICSPLLYTVIMSKRFCVLLVLGSYFMSCLNSMVQTAFIFHLSFCDAYINHFFCDVPPIVKLSCSDTHITDIVHFTCATMLVTTTILIILVSYIYIVVTILRINSAKDQRKAFSTCASHLMAVTIFYGTGSFMYLRPSSKSSMDQDKIISVFYTLVIPMLNPLIYSLRNKEVKEAFRRIRERKVFFL